The Candidatus Binataceae bacterium genomic interval CCCTTCGGCTACACCTTCAAATTCTCGGGCAGCGAAGCCTCGTGGAAGCTGCTCACCGGCGGGCAAAGGCTCTGGTCGGATCTCACCTATCCGGGCAAGCGGTACTTCGAGGACGACCCGTCGCTCGCGACCGCGGGCTCGCCGCACGTCGAAATTCGCACCGAGGGAAATCTGCTGGAGGCGTTCCGCCTCACCGAGGCGATGTTCCAGATGGCCTACGTGCTGCGCGATTGCGTGCGCGGAAGTTCGCGCTGAGAGGATCACGACTATGGCAGGCACCGAAGATATTCGCGGGCACTACGTCAAGGTCAACGGCACCAGGATCTTCTACGATGAAATCGGCGATGGCTATCCGATAGTCTGCGTTCATACCGCGGGAGCGTGCTCGCTCGAGTATTCATACCTGTTGCCCCTTCTGGCCGAGCGGGGGTTTCACGCCTATGCGCCGGATCTGCCGGGCCATTCGCGTTCCTATCCGGTCAACTGGAAGCCCCATCGCACGATCCACGAGCACGCCGAGTTCGTGCACGCCTTTGCGAATACGCTGGGGCTGAAGAAGCCGGTGATCATGGGATGCTCGATCGGCGGCGATATCACGCTCGACTACGCGGCGCATCACTGGCGCGAGATGGCGGCCGGGATACCGATGGAGGGAATGTCGCGTTCGCCCACTTTTCCGAGTCCCGCGGGCGTGGCGCTTCCGGCGTGGGGACCCGGATGGCAGGATCAGCTCGAGCGGGCCGCCACGGAATCGCTCAATAGAAACTGCGCGGAGGAAAAAATCGTCGAGCTGCGCTGGCAGCATCGTGGGCCGCAGGTCAGCGCCGTCGGGGACCTCGTGGCCTGGGCGACGCATGACGTGCGCAAGCTGCTCGGCGCGGTCGAGTGCCCGATGCTGCTGATATGCGGCGAAGACGATTTCTGGGTGCCCAGGCCGCTGGTCGAAGAAACCGCCAAGCTGCTTAAGCATTCCGAAGTGGCGTATCTCAAGGGTATCGGCCATTATCCGATGTTCGAGGACCCGTCGCTGACCGCTAAACTGGCGACCGATTTCTGCCGCAAGCATTCGATCCTGAAGTAAGTTGCCGGGCGCTGAACGCTTGCCCGATCTTCGCTCGGCTCCGCCGCTGACGGTTGCTCCGGCGCACGCGCGGCATCGCGCGCGCACCGCTGTCTTCCGATATTCCTTGACATGCGGGGGCATTAGCGCTGCTCTCTACCCTGCCGGCCGCGGTTAATGTTCCGCACATCGTAACCTTCAGCGAAGGAGGATCCTCAAATGAACGTCGACGATTTGGAAAGGCGGGTTCGGCTGATTGAAGACGTGGAAGCGATCAAGAAGCTCAAGCATCAGTACTGCCACTACTGCGACGACAGCTATGAC includes:
- a CDS encoding alpha/beta hydrolase, with translation MAGTEDIRGHYVKVNGTRIFYDEIGDGYPIVCVHTAGACSLEYSYLLPLLAERGFHAYAPDLPGHSRSYPVNWKPHRTIHEHAEFVHAFANTLGLKKPVIMGCSIGGDITLDYAAHHWREMAAGIPMEGMSRSPTFPSPAGVALPAWGPGWQDQLERAATESLNRNCAEEKIVELRWQHRGPQVSAVGDLVAWATHDVRKLLGAVECPMLLICGEDDFWVPRPLVEETAKLLKHSEVAYLKGIGHYPMFEDPSLTAKLATDFCRKHSILK